The sequence below is a genomic window from Methanoculleus sp. SDB.
GGTCCGGACAGCTGCAGTATGGGCACCCGACTGGATTGTCATGCTCGTATGTTCCTTGACTTTCACGAAGCGCCGCATATACCCATAACTCACCTTCGGCACGGGATCGCCTATCATGATCGTGGGATCGCCATCAACGGACAGTGCGATATTGTAGGCGTAGGGTGCGTACGGGAGGTCCGCGAAGATCGCCTTCCGTTCATAGTCATCGCGGGTGAAGAACGCATCGTTGAAAAACGTATCAATCTTATTTCTGGCGAGGATATTGGGCGTTTCCTTCGATACGGCAAGACCGAACCGTGAAATGTCGGCCTTGAATGTCAGCTGCTGCTCCCAGCGGCTTGTGCTCGTGTTGGCATTCCGGTCATATCCCCAGCCGGGATCTTCGAGCAGGATGACCGCAGTCCGGTATGCGACGGCATCGTAGTCGATAGGCTCGCTCTGGATGCCGACGAGTATGCCCGGAACAAGATTTATGACCATAATCAGTGCTACGATGAATATCGTAAATCCGGCGAGAAAATCCACCGAAAGCATTCCGCTGTCATCTTTCAGGCGCGTGGTATCACATCCCCGGTAACCGCATTCAGGTGGAGAGACGTCCGCCGGTCTCTTCCCTGCACCTCGATTGTGTATATCCCGCCGGACAGCAGGAGCTCTGTCTCTCCGGCATCTTCCGCCTCCAGAAGCGCACGTATCTGCCCTGCCTGCATCCGGTAGAGTTCAGAAGGGATGACGATTGTCGTGAGGTTGATCGCCTGTTCAGGAAGTGCTCCTCCCCACGGATACTCGCGCCACTCACCGCCTTCATAGATCAGGATGAACGCCTCATATCCCCGGGTCGCACCCAGCATCCAGCGTTTCGCATTTCCTGTGGCGTCAACCCCCGTACCGGACACCATGTGAATGGCCATACCGTCCGTGGAAAGCAGCTCTTCCGCGTCGTAGAGCGCAAGGGTGTCCATTGCGAGGTCCAACGACACGTATCCGTCCTCTTCCGGTGCGGTAATGCCGGTAATGGCGGATGTGCCTCCGGGCGGGGGTGCCTCCACCGGCGCCCCCCCGGTACAGCCGCCTATGACGCTGAAGGCGATTACGAGAAAAATTATCACAGCGTTCCTTGCATGCATAGCAGATATCCTTCCCTTGTATTATCGTGCGGCGAATAATCCCTGACAGGTAATGGCGGCGAGCGATCCGGTGCACGCACGCCAATCGAGCCGGATACCGGCGCCTGGCACCAAAATGACCGTAACATGGCGTTTATTGCCCCGGATGGCTGCCGGCAAGTTCACAGACAATAGTGTCCATACAATCTATATATAATTTTTTACTATTGATTACCAGTAGCGTTAACCAATCTGCCCTCCCGTAAATCCTTAAATGTCGTCCCGGCACACACATACGTATGAAAAAATTCTCAACACGTGTTACTTCCGGAGCACCGGCTTCCTTTGACGATGCCGTTTCATTCCATGGGCACGTCTGCCCCGGACTTGCATTCGGGTACCGTGTCGCCAGACGTGCCCTGGAAGAATGCCGGAAAGGCAGGGCGGAGGACGAGGAGCTTGTCGCTGTAGTCGAAAACGATGCCTGCGGGATCGACGCCATTCAGGTCGTCACCGGATGTACCGTCGGGAAAGGAAATCTTATCCTGCGTGATTTCGGCAAGTCCGTGTACACCTTCTTCCTCCGTCCGTCGGGCAGAGGGGTGCGCATTGCCGTGAAACCATTATCGACCGAGACCCTCGATCCCGGCCTGCCGGCATTGCGCACAAGGGTCAGGGACGGTGATGCCAAACCCGGTGAAGAAGTCGAAATGCTCCGCCGCACGAGGGATGTCGTCGACGCACTCCTGGCACTACCTGACGACGAACTGCTTGACGTGACACCGACCCACGTCACGATCCCGGAACCCGCACGGTTGTTCGCCACGGCGATCTGCACGTCGTGCGGGGAGACGGTGGCCGAATCCCGCGCCCGGATCCGCGATGGTAACGTTGTCTGCATCCCCTGCGCCGGCAGCTACGGCAGGGGATGGGGAATAGAATAGGAAGGGGGCAAAAAATCCCTACCGCACAATTTTTGTAATCGGAATTTCGAGAATATCTTCCGCACCCGCATCCTTCAGCCGGGTAATGAGATCGTTGACCTGCCCTTTCTGTGCCACCGTCTGGACACTGAAATAGTCGATGCCGTGCAGCCGGGAGACGGTCGGTGTCTTCATGGCCGGAAGAACGGATATGACGCGCTCCAGCACAGCCGCCGGCACGTTGAGGGAGAGCAGCACCTGATTGCGTGCCTCGATCACTCCCAGGAGAAGCGTCCGGATCTCTTCGATCTCCTTTTTCTTCACGGGATCTGCAAGCGCCTCCCGGTTCGCGAGAATGGCGGTGTGCGACTGCATGATCTCGCCGATAATTTTCAACCCGTTCTTCCGGAGCGTGCTCCCCGTCTCCGTCAGATCCACCACCACATCCATCAAATCAGGCACTTTCGCTTCCGAGGCGCCATACGACGGAAAGAGCTCGACATCAATTCCCGCCCGCTCAAAAAACTGACGTGTAATCTCGGGGTACTCGGTCGTCACCCGGCTTTTCGGCCGGATCTGGGAGACATCATCGATGGGTTCGCTCTGGTGAACCGCCACGACGATTTTCACGTTTCCCTCGCCGGTTTTGCTGTAGGACAGATCCGCCACCTCGACGACATCGGTCGCTCCCGATTCGCGAACCCAGTCGATTCCGGCAATGCCGCAGTCGAAATATCCCATCTGCACGTACCGGGGAATCTCCTGTGGGCGGAGTATTTTCACTTTGCCGATACGTACGTCGTTGATTTTCGGGTTATAGTCGCGATCTGTTCTGCGCACTTCGAGATCCGCCTCCTTAAACAGCTGCAGTGTCTGCTGTTCAAGGCTACCTTTTGGGAGTGCGATGCTAATCATGGAAAGAAGAGATCGGCTCCTGCACACGAAAAGATTGTGATCCGCACCGGCACCTGCCCGCGTCAGAGAGTGTGGACAACGAGACCGCTGAGGAGTTTCGGCTCAAACCAGGTTGATTTCGGGGGCATGACACGGCCCCTGTCGGCAATCGAGAGCACGGTTGAGATAGGTACCGGCTGCATCGAGAACGCAACGGCGAATTCACCGGAATCAACCTTCTGCTGAAGATCGGCAAGAGGGCGGGCGCCTCCGAGATACTGGAGCCGCGGATCGCCCCGGGGATCGCTGATGCCGAGGAGACCTTCCATGACGGTCTCCTGCAGCATTGCGACGTCAAGCGAATCGACGGGGTCGTTCGGGTTCGCGACCGGGCGGGAGAGTTCGTACCAGACGCCCCCGAGGTACATATGGACGATATGCACCGGCACATGCGATTCGCGAAGCGGAGGAATGCACACCACCGTGTCGTCGATCTCCCCGTAGGGTTTCACGTCGAAAAAGTCCGCGAGTCTGTGCAGGAAGGATTCCGGCGTATACGAACCAAGATCCGTTACAAGGCGGCTGTAGCCGTGTATCCTGACACGGTTCTCCGCAAAGAGAATCGCCATGAACATTCCTGCCCCCGGCGTATATGTACCGAGGTTCCGTCGCCTCTCCGCCACCGTCACCGCGGACTTGGCCCGGTGGTGCCCGTCCGCAATATAAAGGGCATCGACACCGGCAAACATCTCCTCGATCCGGGCGAGCACCTCCTCGTCGGTGATGCAAAAGATCTCGTGTACGACACCCTGCCCGGTCTTCACCCACGCATCGGGTTCGCGATCCGGTACGATCGAGGCGAGATAATCGAAAATATCCCCGGTGTCACGGTACAGGAGGACCACGAGCCCGGTATGGGCATTCGTCGCATCGATGTGGCGGGTGCGATCCTCCTCCTTGTCATATCGCGTGTGTTCGTGGCGCCGGATGCGGTTTTCCGCGTAATCCGTGACTGACGGGCAGGCGACAAGCCCCGTATAGATGGCTCCCCCCTGCTTGACGCGGTAGATGTACATCCCGGGTTTTTGATCGCGGACGAAGAGTCCCGCTGCCACCATGTCGTTAAAATTCTTCTGTGCCGTCTCGTAGACGCGCCCGTCGTCCGGCGCCAGTCCGGGCAGCAGCGCATCGGAGCGGATGACACGGAAAAACGAGTCAGGATTTATTCGAAGAGCTTCCCGCGCCTCTTCGGTGCTGACCACGTCGTAGGGAACCGAAGGGATAACAGCTGATTTCGAGTGTTCCGGCCGAAGAGCCGCAAAACGATAGAGCGCCACCATGAGAAAAACCGCCATGCTATTTCTGAAAAGACTACACTAATGTGTACGGCGAACCTACATATGCATATCCCACGAGCAATGCCGATGCCCGGAAAAGATAAGCTGCGTCTGCGGAGCGCACGGTTTGAGGACATGCCCTCAATCGAGATCATCGAGCGGGAATCGTTTCCGGATCCCTGGAACCGGGAGACATTTCTCGAGGCGCTTGCCTATTATCCGTCAACCTGTTTTGTCGTGGAGGATGGGGGTTGCATTGCCGGGTTTATTGCAGCGGGAATTGAAAACACCGGCGTGGAGCGGTATGGCCATATCATGAACCTCGCGGTCAGCCCGAAATACCGGCACAGGGGGATCGGCAGCATGCTGGTGCGGCATGTCGAGCAGGTATGCATGCTGGAAGGGGCCACCGCCGTTTCGCTTGAAGTCCGGGAGACCAATACGGGTGCACGTTCCTTTTACCACCGGCTCGGGTACAGGCAGGTGCTCATGGTTGCCGAATACTACTCCGACGGAGAGACCGCCGCCGTCATGATGAAGTGGTACCGGGTGTAGGGCATTATCCCCGGCCGAGCCTGGCATGCGCCCGTGCGAGGTGGCCGGCGCCGAGTGCGCCGAGGAGAGAGAGTTCTCCCGCAAGCACACCGGCTGCGATGATCTCGGCGAACTTTTTGCTGTTTCTCCCCGGCGGATCGCCGCCGCCGGCGACTCCGAGCATACGGAGGCAGGCAGCCTGCGTGTCGATGCCGGTCCCGCCGCCCACCGTCCCCACCTGCACTGCCGGGAGGGTCACGGAAACATACACACCCCCTTCCTGTCGGTCGACCGTGGTGATGCAGCTGCTCCCTTCGACGACATGGGCGGGATCCTGCCCGCAGGCGATGTACATGGCCGCCACGACATTCGCCGCGTGGGCATTGTAGCCGAGCGACCCGGCACGCGCCGAGCCCACCAGGTTTTTCCGGTTGTTGACGTCCGCCAGTGTCGCCGCATCGGTCTTGAAGATCCCCTGTACCTGCTCGTCGGTCAGGAAAACCCCGGCAAGCACCGTCTTGCCCCGACCAAGAATGGCATTGATGGCAGCGGGTTTTTTATCGGTGCACGCGTTTCCGGAGAGGGCGATAAGCCGCGCCCCGGTCTCCCGCTCCACGACCCCGGCAATCCGCTCGCTCGCAATCGTCACCATGTTCATGCCCATCGCATCTTTCGTATCGAATTCCATCCGGAGGAATACATTCGTACCCGTGACAACCGGCAGGATATCCAGAAGGCGGCCGTGGCGCGTCGTCTCCGCGGCGGCGGCGCGGAGGTCGTCGATATGCGCCTCCACCCACCGGACGGTGCGCAGCGTGTGATCGACATCCCGCGTGGAAAACACCGGGGCACGGGTCATACCGTCGCGGAGGATGCGCACGTCCGCACCGCCGGCCCGGCTAATGGCGCTGCAGCCACGGTTTACGGATGCGACGAGCGCCCCTTCGGTGGTGGCAAGGGGCAGATAGTAGGATCCTGTGGCATACTCGCCGTTGAGAGCGATCGGCCCTGCCACTCCGACGGGAACCTGTACGACACCGATCATGTTCTCGCAATTGCGCTGCACGACACGGTCGATGCCGATCGAGTATTTCCCGAGTGCGGAAAGATCGGCTCCCGTCTCCCCTCCGACGTACGTCCGGCGAACCCGAACGGCCTCTTCGGGGGCGAGTTCCTGCTCCAGTGCGTAGAGCTTCAGTGTCCCCTTTTTTAGCCTCCCGAGATAATCTTCCATGCATACATGTCACCCTGACAGCATAAGAGGGATGGGAATGACCGGAACACGGGAACAGTGGTGTGTGGCAGTGGAGCCGGGAGAGGCGGAAACCGTACGGCAGGATCTCCTCGGACGGGGGATCCTGGACCGGACACTCCGACCCCGCAGAGACGGCGGGCGTATCCTGTTTCCGGTGCTTCGGGCGGAGGGGGCCACAGGCCGGGCGGATTTCCAGCCGCACCCTGTCGCGGAGAACCTGCCCCGCCACGAACTGGTGGGCGGCATTGCCATCATGCAGGAAAATGACCCGGAGGAGGCGAGCCGCCTGCTCCGGGCCCGCCCCGGCCTGCACACGGTCCTCTACCCGGAAAGCGCTGTGGAGGGGACCTACAGGACACGCCGGTTCATCGTACTTGCGGGTGAGACCACGACCCGCACCCGGTACACCGAGTACGGCATGCGGTTCGAGATCGATCTCGCCGTCGCCTACTTCTCCGCACGTCTCGCAAACGAGCGGCAGCATATTGCCGGTTTGCTGGAGACCGGCGAGCGGGTGCTTGACATGTTTGCGGGGGTCGGACCCTTCGCCGTCGCACTCGCGGCACATGCACGGGTGGTGTACGCGTGCGACATCAATCCCGCGGCCGTGCACCTGATGGCGGAGAACATCATGCTGAACCGGCGGCGGAATGTCGTGCCCGTCCTCGCCGATGCCGGCCACCTCGCAGGCGTTCTCCCACGGGCGTTCGACAGGATCATCATGAACCTTCCCGTCTCCGCCGCCGGATTCCTCGGAAGCGCGGCACGCCTCTGCAGGGACGGCGGGACCATTCATTTCTATGTGCTCCAGTCCGAAACGGGCGAATATCTCCCTCTCCTCCGGAACATGACGGGCGGACGGATCACCGAACGGGAAGTCAGGTCCTATTCACCCGCGCAGCACCATGCGGTCTATGATGTGGAGATGAGGAACCGGTAAAAAAGTTATAGGGCGGGGATGAACTTTGTCCCGTAATAGAGAGGTCCGGATTCTCCGTCGGAGCCGAGCTTCCGGAACACGTTTCTCACCGGCATCCCGATAAAGACTTCGTCGGGGCTGCAGACGATCTGCGAGGTGAGCCGTGCCCCCTCGTCAAGTTCGACGATCGCGAGGACATAGGGAGTAAGAAGCTCAAACGCTTCACTCGCGGTCCTGATCACGGTGAAGGTAACGACCTTCCCCGTTCCCGCAAACGTATGCTCCACAATTCTGCCGTCGCGCCTGCACTCCGGACAAAAGCTCCGGGGAGGGAAGAACGCAGTCCCGCAGGTTTCACAGCGCGTTCCGATCAGGTTATACCGCTGGGGCTGTTTCCTCCAGAATCGTGCGACCGACATATCAGATCACCCCCAGAATACTGCACACGACGGTGGCACCCGTGCCGCCGACGTTGTGGGCCATACCAATCTCTCCGTCCACCTGGCGGCCCGATGCCTCGCCGCGAAGCTGCGTCACAATCTCGTACACCTGCTTGATGCCGGTGGCGCCCACGGGGTGGCCGCATGCCTTCAGGCCGCCGCTCGGGTTCACCGGAAGCGTGCCGTCAAGTGCGGTGTACCCCTCTTCTGTCAGCCTTCCGGCATCACCCTTGCTGCAGAACCCGAGATCCTCGATGGCGCAGATCTCCGCTATCGTGAAACA
It includes:
- a CDS encoding ribosomal-protein-alanine acetyltransferase gives rise to the protein MPMPGKDKLRLRSARFEDMPSIEIIERESFPDPWNRETFLEALAYYPSTCFVVEDGGCIAGFIAAGIENTGVERYGHIMNLAVSPKYRHRGIGSMLVRHVEQVCMLEGATAVSLEVRETNTGARSFYHRLGYRQVLMVAEYYSDGETAAVMMKWYRV
- a CDS encoding transcriptional regulator produces the protein MSVARFWRKQPQRYNLIGTRCETCGTAFFPPRSFCPECRRDGRIVEHTFAGTGKVVTFTVIRTASEAFELLTPYVLAIVELDEGARLTSQIVCSPDEVFIGMPVRNVFRKLGSDGESGPLYYGTKFIPAL
- a CDS encoding methyltransferase; translation: MGMTGTREQWCVAVEPGEAETVRQDLLGRGILDRTLRPRRDGGRILFPVLRAEGATGRADFQPHPVAENLPRHELVGGIAIMQENDPEEASRLLRARPGLHTVLYPESAVEGTYRTRRFIVLAGETTTRTRYTEYGMRFEIDLAVAYFSARLANERQHIAGLLETGERVLDMFAGVGPFAVALAAHARVVYACDINPAAVHLMAENIMLNRRRNVVPVLADAGHLAGVLPRAFDRIIMNLPVSAAGFLGSAARLCRDGGTIHFYVLQSETGEYLPLLRNMTGGRITEREVRSYSPAQHHAVYDVEMRNR
- a CDS encoding formylmethanofuran dehydrogenase codes for the protein MKKFSTRVTSGAPASFDDAVSFHGHVCPGLAFGYRVARRALEECRKGRAEDEELVAVVENDACGIDAIQVVTGCTVGKGNLILRDFGKSVYTFFLRPSGRGVRIAVKPLSTETLDPGLPALRTRVRDGDAKPGEEVEMLRRTRDVVDALLALPDDELLDVTPTHVTIPEPARLFATAICTSCGETVAESRARIRDGNVVCIPCAGSYGRGWGIE
- a CDS encoding 3-hydroxy-3-methylglutaryl-CoA reductase, coding for MEDYLGRLKKGTLKLYALEQELAPEEAVRVRRTYVGGETGADLSALGKYSIGIDRVVQRNCENMIGVVQVPVGVAGPIALNGEYATGSYYLPLATTEGALVASVNRGCSAISRAGGADVRILRDGMTRAPVFSTRDVDHTLRTVRWVEAHIDDLRAAAAETTRHGRLLDILPVVTGTNVFLRMEFDTKDAMGMNMVTIASERIAGVVERETGARLIALSGNACTDKKPAAINAILGRGKTVLAGVFLTDEQVQGIFKTDAATLADVNNRKNLVGSARAGSLGYNAHAANVVAAMYIACGQDPAHVVEGSSCITTVDRQEGGVYVSVTLPAVQVGTVGGGTGIDTQAACLRMLGVAGGGDPPGRNSKKFAEIIAAGVLAGELSLLGALGAGHLARAHARLGRG
- a CDS encoding ATP phosphoribosyltransferase, with the translated sequence MISIALPKGSLEQQTLQLFKEADLEVRRTDRDYNPKINDVRIGKVKILRPQEIPRYVQMGYFDCGIAGIDWVRESGATDVVEVADLSYSKTGEGNVKIVVAVHQSEPIDDVSQIRPKSRVTTEYPEITRQFFERAGIDVELFPSYGASEAKVPDLMDVVVDLTETGSTLRKNGLKIIGEIMQSHTAILANREALADPVKKKEIEEIRTLLLGVIEARNQVLLSLNVPAAVLERVISVLPAMKTPTVSRLHGIDYFSVQTVAQKGQVNDLITRLKDAGAEDILEIPITKIVR